GCGCGGGGGCCATGTGGCGGCTCTTGGGCATCCTGGAGCAGTGCCGGGGCAAGCCCGCGCCGGAGGGGTGTGGCGACGCGCGAATCGACCTGGCGGCGGGGACGAGCACGGGCGCGCTCATCAGCACGCTGGTGGACCTGTTCCACACGCCGGGCCAGGAGGCGAACGCGCGGCGGCTCCTCTTGGGCAACTACACGTGCACGGTGGAGTCGGACCTGTACTGCGTGAACTCCACGTGGCTGTGGAACCTGGCGGAGGACACGCGGGGCCTGGTGAAGTTCGACGGCGTCTACGCGAAGCTGGAGCAGTTCATCCAGCCGGAGATGCTGCACAACGGCACGGAGCTGGTGTCGGTGTCGGTGGATTTCCAGACGGGCGACGTGTTCAGCGTGAGCGACCAGGACCCGGCGGACTTCAAGCCGGGCGCGTCGGACAAGCAGCGCAAGGGCGGCATGGTGCACGCCATCGTGGCGTCCATCGCGGAGCCGGTGCTGTCGAACCCGGCGGTCAAGCTGCCGTCGGCGACCGGTGACCGCACGGGGACGTACTACGACGGCGGCGTGCGCTCCGGGCTCCCGCTGCTCCAGGCGGTGCAGCGTGGCGCGGAGCGCGTGCTGGTGATTTCGACGGGAGGGATGAACCCGTCACCGGCGACGGATCCGAAGAACGCGATGAGCGTGCTGATGCGCACCATCGACTTGTTCGTGGCGCAGCCGCGCGTGGCGGAGGTGCAGCAGGCGGAGCTGCTCGCGGTGACGCGCCGGCTGGGCGAGTACAACGTCTGCACGCTGCGCGGCGCGACGGAGGACTTCTGCCGCCGCAAGGGCACGGGCTTCCAGCCGCAGATGGTGGGGCCGGGGGCGGGGCAGGCGGTGTGGATGGGCTCGGCGCGCTTCGACCAGGTGGCGAGCAGCTGGCGCAGCACGTGGATGTTCAAGCCGGAGACGGGGCTGGCGACGGCGAGCGGCTACTCGTTCACGCCGGAGGTGATGCAGCCGCTCTTCGTGGCGGGCGTGGAGTCCATGCAGAAGCGCTGCAAGGAGGTGCTGTCCCTCTTCGACATCCAGGGCACGCTGGCGGCGAAGGAGTGCGCTCGCCAGCTGGTGGAGGTGGCGGACGAGGCGCGCGAGGCGCTCCCGTCCGTGGCGCAGTGCCGCGCGGACAAGCCGGAGCGCCGCTCGTGTGACTGACGCGCGCTACCTGCCGCCGTCGATGACCCACCTGCCCCAGCCTGCGAGCGCGGTGCCGTCCTCGGGCACGCGCTTGCCCTTCGGCGGGGCGCGGTAGACGGTGTCCGCGAGCGGGATGAAGCGGGCCTCGTCCGCGAGTCCGTTCATCGCGGTGCCCCAGGGGTCGGCGGCGTAGGTGGTGACCTGCACGCGGCGCTCGGCGCCCTCGCCCGCGGGCGCTTCGAGGACCAAGGCGGGGATGGGGTGCTGGGCGACGGTGAACGTCTCGCGGCGTGGCGGCGCGGTGCCCGCGGCGACGGGAGGCCACTGCTGCGGCTGGCTGACGGCTTCGCTGACGGCGGCGAGCAGGGCCTCTTCCAGGGGCTGGGCTTCCGCGTCGCGGAGGTCGGCGCAGGGGGCGTCGCCGGTGGGGCCGGTCAGCTCCTTGCGAAGGACGAAGCCGCGCTCGGCGCCCAGGCAGACGCGGCGCACGGAGGCGGTGCCGGAGAGGTCCTGGCGCACGTCGTACCAGGTGCCCGGGCCCCAGGGCCGGTCGAGCACGGGCACGTTTCCCGCGGCATCGGAGCCCTGGCGGAAGGACACGAGCGTGAGCTGCTGGCTGCCGCTGGCGCCGAAGCCTGAGAGCGTGGTGCTGGCGTCGAGCAGGCCATGGGTGAGGTACAGCGGGCCGGGCTCATTGGCGTAGAGGCGGTTCTGGAGGGGGCCGTCGCTGGGGCGGCGGTCGTCCAGGAAGCGGCGGGCATCCCAGGTGCGTCCGGCGGCGGTGGTCTGTTCGGCGGAGCGCTGGCCGCGGTGTTCCTCCTTCCAGGGCTGCGTCTCCTCCATGCGCATGGGCAGCAGGCGGGGCTGGGAGAGGCGAGGGTGGGCCAGGGGCCTGCCCTGATCATCCGTGAAGGTGACGGTGAGCCACGCCCAGGGCGCCTGGACGGCGATGACCTCCAGCACGACATGGCCGGCCACGCCCACGCCGGTGTCCGCGCCGGGGCGGCCCCGGTGGGCGGAGAAGGCGTACTCCACGCGGTCGCCCACGCGGGCGCGCTGCCACGGCGAGGGCGTGGAGTCCGGGGTGGGAACCCCGGCGTCCAGCACGGAGGCCTCGGTCGGGGCGGAGGCGTCGGGTGGTTCGGTGGCAGTGGTGGTGCCGTCGGAGGGGGAGACGGCACGGGGCTTCATGCTCTCGCAGCCCGTGCCCAGGAGGAGCGCGGAGCACAGCAGGAGGGGAGCGCGGAAGAGAGGGCGTCGCATGCGGTCGCTAGATACACGGAGCCCCGCGCGGAGCCGCGTGGACGGTGTCCGCATGCGCGGGGTCAACGTGCGCTGGTCGACAGGATGCGTCGGGTCCTTGCCGGCAGGGCTCCGCCTGAACCGAACGCCCGGCGGTCTGGTCCCTTCGAACGGTCGGGCTCGATTGACACTGTCAGACCTCGCGCCGATATTGTCACCAGGAGATGGTGATGATTTCTG
This DNA window, taken from Corallococcus coralloides DSM 2259, encodes the following:
- a CDS encoding patatin-like phospholipase family protein, with protein sequence MRRHLTPLLMFLAATASGCSFLRTDVLLDTLNAPDSPEPKDQPIRVAAVERVAGLTRAQLTDSYVDPARVGAWMEALGAAPEAVLDMSACLVQHAGNDTASCYENAERAGYVDRTVRAAAWGVPLPAQSFSAAAASPAVEEVDAQRFLANAMGIGPSVAALQQSLEVPLTREVLAQGIQRGAASAAAYVRARSWRRDLQRPSNAVVLSGGGANGAFSAGAMWRLLGILEQCRGKPAPEGCGDARIDLAAGTSTGALISTLVDLFHTPGQEANARRLLLGNYTCTVESDLYCVNSTWLWNLAEDTRGLVKFDGVYAKLEQFIQPEMLHNGTELVSVSVDFQTGDVFSVSDQDPADFKPGASDKQRKGGMVHAIVASIAEPVLSNPAVKLPSATGDRTGTYYDGGVRSGLPLLQAVQRGAERVLVISTGGMNPSPATDPKNAMSVLMRTIDLFVAQPRVAEVQQAELLAVTRRLGEYNVCTLRGATEDFCRRKGTGFQPQMVGPGAGQAVWMGSARFDQVASSWRSTWMFKPETGLATASGYSFTPEVMQPLFVAGVESMQKRCKEVLSLFDIQGTLAAKECARQLVEVADEAREALPSVAQCRADKPERRSCD
- a CDS encoding DUF6068 family protein, producing the protein MRRPLFRAPLLLCSALLLGTGCESMKPRAVSPSDGTTTATEPPDASAPTEASVLDAGVPTPDSTPSPWQRARVGDRVEYAFSAHRGRPGADTGVGVAGHVVLEVIAVQAPWAWLTVTFTDDQGRPLAHPRLSQPRLLPMRMEETQPWKEEHRGQRSAEQTTAAGRTWDARRFLDDRRPSDGPLQNRLYANEPGPLYLTHGLLDASTTLSGFGASGSQQLTLVSFRQGSDAAGNVPVLDRPWGPGTWYDVRQDLSGTASVRRVCLGAERGFVLRKELTGPTGDAPCADLRDAEAQPLEEALLAAVSEAVSQPQQWPPVAAGTAPPRRETFTVAQHPIPALVLEAPAGEGAERRVQVTTYAADPWGTAMNGLADEARFIPLADTVYRAPPKGKRVPEDGTALAGWGRWVIDGGR